The DNA region ATCTTCTTCTCGCTGGGCTAAGAAAGCACCGGATATCGGTGTCCAAGTCCATTGCCTTGACGTCAATTATGAAAGTAGTGGTGCGGCTCTTCTCAGTGCTCGCTCGGGTGTTCGCAAGTATTCATCCGGAGTTGAGGTCTGCATTTGTGATCTCACTTGGACGCCGGCCATGTCTGAACAATTTATCTTAGATTTTGATATGGTTTTAGTGCCTAGCTCAAACTCTAAATTTGAAATGGCAAGTACTGAAATTTTCATTCTGAAATATGCGCAACAGTGTATGTCTCGTCTGGCAGTCAACAAACAGTTTATTTTGGTGGTTCCTAGTAAAGTGGATGAGGGGTACTCTTCCCATGCAACATTTACCAACTTAGAATTTCTCATGAATTGCCACATTACTCCACCTGTCTATCGAACACCAGCAATTGACAGTTATGTGTATGAGGATTTTTTATGTGTCTGTCCTGATCAAAAAATTGCAGAGAATTTTTCTATTTTTGGAAAATATATTTCTAAAAAAATCATGGAACGGAACATTGTTAGAAAATCAATTTCGATTAGTGGCAACTCTTTAAATCGTGCGATCGTGAAAAAAGTGAGCGTCCTAGATGATTATCGTGAAAGAGCACGTGGCCTCAATTTTTACGGCGGCATTGCAAACACTTTACCTGTGCCGGAGCTAAAAAATGAAGGCTCAACAGAACAGCGCTTGAAAAAGGGAGGCTTGGTGCCCTCTTTCTTGAGAAGGGGTGATAATTAACTCATGACAAGCACGAAAGATCCGTACAGAAACGACGTATTTGAAGATGAGCATGGACATCGAGTTGCCGTGAAGCGACTCTATACTCCCAATGAGTTGGGCGTGAGCTATGTTGAGTATAAAAATTACGATGACTCTGCTTTGCGTTTTATGCCTAAAGAACAGTTTATGGAAGTCTTTCACTGGGTAGATAACTTTGGCACAACCGATACTTTTGTAAGACCGGAAGAGCTTGTAGAAGTTCCAAAACAGGCTCCCAAGGAGCCTGATCCCCCAGCTAGCCCAAAGGAAGAGTCTGACCAACATCAAGCAGCGGATACCACTACTCCTAAACGTATTTCCTAGCTTTCCGTTAGATCTCTCGGTATGGAAATAATGGCACTGGTTTGATCCTACGGCGAGTCGCCAAATAGATTAATTGGTAGTAACATTTTTGGAGTTCTTGAGTTCAATATGTGCTCTCCCTAGATTTTATTAAGGAATTTAAGTGTCCGACAATCTGACATATTCTCGCTATTTTCAAATTGCATTGAAGGTGACTGCAGTTTTGTGCGGTCTGACTTTGTTATTCGCTGCAGTCCAAAGTCAAGTTATTAGACTGGATATTGAGGGATTGCAGCAATTTATTCTGAGTCAAATACACAATCCAGTGCAATTCAAATTACTGGTAGGTCTAGCTTTTTTAGTTGCGGGGTTTTTTTTTCCGATGCCCCAAAAAAGTGGTGCGAGATACTCTGGCTCCAAAGACTTGCAACATGATGCCTATAAGTTGTATTTGGTTACTAAATACAATCTAGAGAGAAATGCGGTTTTAAATCAATTGGTCTGCCGCAATAAAGTCTTTGCAAGTTTGGAGGAGGCTTTATCTTATGCACATTCGCTAGAGTGTCCATCACAGCATCCTAGCCATAAAGCCCCTTCCCTGGATTCCTTGAAGGATAGTTTCTCTGAAATTACTTCTGAATCAGCAAAAGTTGCTCACACCCCATTACCTGAGAATACTTCACTCAGAGTCGGGCAAGAATCTAGAAATTCATTGCCCATCACCATGATCATCGGCTCCCTACTGTATTTAATTGTTCTAGGGGGCATGTTTTACGCACTTTCTCAAAATATAGTTGGTCCTGAGATTGTCGAGGCCCCTAAGGCCTTAGAAATTCAGGGGCCTGTAGAGACTAGTTCTAGTAATCCAAACGCTAGTACAGAACCATCTGGTAGTGATGCAGCTCAAGCTGAGCTTAATGCTCAAACTGTGGCCATCAATGAGCGCTGGCTCGGGGTATGGGTGTCAGAAGGCAGCACTCAAAAGCTGTCGATTACTCCTGCCGCAATGAAGTATGGCAACGATGAGTTTGTGTGGCTTGGAGCTCGGCCCAAGGGCGTTGTAAAGTGTTGTCCAGCCTTTTATGAGGGGTCAACCAATAAAGCTGAATTATTGATAAGAGTGCAAGCTCAGCAAGCTTTACTTGAAACCCCTACAAATGATTTTCAGAAGATTGTGGCTCTGGTGAATAACCTTGGCCAAGGTAATTTTAAAAAGATTGTATTGGCCGATCCATTCCTGCGAAAATATTTCTTTATCTATGATCAGAATTATGTCTATCGTGTGAGTAGAGACGTAGGCGATAAGTCAGCATTCATCTTTGAGCAATTTAAGAGGCAAGAGTGAGTGATATTGATAATCCAGCATCAAAAAAAGAAGGCAAGCTTCATCCAATAGAGCATTTACGATTACTTCGCGAGACCACTCCTCTACAAAAAGTCATTAATGAAATAGCTGGTCGCCAATGCATCTTTTTTTATAATACTTCTTGGGTATTTGATTTTTCTTTAAATAACTCAGATCAGCCA from Polynucleobacter sp. AP-Elch-400A-B2 includes:
- a CDS encoding ParA family protein is translated as MYTNGTIKILVTNQKGGVGKSTIAVNLAAYLAIQENIKVSLIDMDPQASSSRWAKKAPDIGVQVHCLDVNYESSGAALLSARSGVRKYSSGVEVCICDLTWTPAMSEQFILDFDMVLVPSSNSKFEMASTEIFILKYAQQCMSRLAVNKQFILVVPSKVDEGYSSHATFTNLEFLMNCHITPPVYRTPAIDSYVYEDFLCVCPDQKIAENFSIFGKYISKKIMERNIVRKSISISGNSLNRAIVKKVSVLDDYRERARGLNFYGGIANTLPVPELKNEGSTEQRLKKGGLVPSFLRRGDN